The Bacteroidota bacterium DNA segment AAGACACACCGGATGTAAATACAAATATGCCGGGCACCATGATGACCTTATCGTCCATCAGTTATGTGGCAGAAGGTCTGTCTGCTTCGGTGATAAAAGATTCGATTGCCATCTTATTGGCGGATCAAACACTTACGACAGGAGGGAATTGGAGTTTAGTATGGGGCCCGGGGATTTCGGCTAATAGCGAGAACCTTGTTTATGTGGCAAAAAGTAATAGTACTTCCTCCTATGCTGTTGTCATCAGGGGAACCAATATCCATTCTATTGGAGATTTGATCCAGGATGTCAACGTTTTCACACTCGTTAGTTTCCCCTACGGAAAAGCGGGCGATTCGGTATCGGCAGGCGCTATGGATGGATTGACAAACCTGTTGGGGACTACTGATCCAATAACCGGTGCCAACCTTGAATCCTATCTTGGTTCAATCACAACCGGAGAAACACCCACACTATATATCACCGGGCATAGTCTGGGAGGCGCTTTGTCGTCGCTGGTGACTTATTGGCTGATCACGAATGATCAGTTAAAAGATAAATTCATATTTTCAACTTTCACATTTGCCGCCCCCGGTTTTGTGAATGAGAGTTTCAGGGATAATCTTATCAGTTCTTTGCCCTCTGGTGCCACCTTTACCATGAAAGTAAACTCATTGGATATGATCCCCTATGCATATTCTGATTTAGAGGGAATAACTACAAATAATATTCCCGTTCATGTCCCCCTGCTTTACAGGCTGATTATCACTGTAGCTTCAGACTCACTTCAGGGAAGGGGTATTCATTACTTCAATGTAAAAAGCGCTGAGTCGATTGGCAATATCCCTATTGGCACCACTGGCCCTGGAGGAATTACACCTTCTGATACCATACAGTGGTATGATTATTGGGTGGGCGTCGAGCATAGCAGCAATAATTACCTTAAACTTCTTGGTGCAACTCCTTTGAATTAGTTTTTTTAGATAATAACTTTCACTTTCCGGGAGCTTCACGTATGAAGCGTATGTACAAAATATTTCTCTGGGTTTTCGGGATTTTCCTGGGATTGGTCCTGTTGATTTTACTTCTTGTATCTCCGGTAATCTGTTATATTGTTGAAAAGAACAGTGAAAACTGGATCGGCAGAACCGTGGAGATTGAAAAACTTGGCATCAACCTGCTCAATGGAAAAATCAATATTAGAGGTCTTAGCCTGTATGAAGCGGTAAGTGATACCGTTTTTTTTCATGCAAATCAAATCCTGGTTGATATCAACCTTTGGAAACTTTGGAATGGGATCTATCATATTGAAAAATTCAATTTGGTGGATCCATCTGTGCGGATCATTCAAAAAGGAGATGCATTCAATTTCTCTGATTTGATCCTTCGATTTCCTGCAGATACAACCGGCCATAAGAAAGATACCTCATCCGGAAAGCCGATAAAATATAAGCTAGAAAATCTATCTATCTCTGGGGGGAATATCCATTATATCAGCCGTGATTTTTATTCTGACATCAATGTGAAGGAGATAGCCCTGAAAATACCTTTAATAGGATGGAATGATTCGATAATGGATCTCAACTACAGCCTCACATTGGCATCAGGAGGAGAAATAGCCGGCAGTTTTCATGTAAATCAGCAAACGTTAGGATATACTACCCAGGTTAAGGTAGACACACTCCATACCTCCATCATCCTTCCATATCTCCAGCCCTATCTAATGATAAAAAAGCTAGAAGGAACATGCTCGTTAACGATGACTATCGATGGAAATATGAATGATCCGTACAGGTCGGTGATGCAGGGTAAGGTGGATCTGCGTAATCTCGATATAATGGGATCAAAGGGGCAAAAAGAGCTTGCATTTAACCATTTCAG contains these protein-coding regions:
- a CDS encoding DUF748 domain-containing protein produces the protein MYKIFLWVFGIFLGLVLLILLLVSPVICYIVEKNSENWIGRTVEIEKLGINLLNGKINIRGLSLYEAVSDTVFFHANQILVDINLWKLWNGIYHIEKFNLVDPSVRIIQKGDAFNFSDLILRFPADTTGHKKDTSSGKPIKYKLENLSISGGNIHYISRDFYSDINVKEIALKIPLIGWNDSIMDLNYSLTLASGGEIAGSFHVNQQTLGYTTQVKVDTLHTSIILPYLQPYLMIKKLEGTCSLTMTIDGNMNDPYRSVMQGKVDLRNLDIMGSKGQKELAFNHFSIAFDSMNTIQGFANIGNVLLDGLFIREDRYINSTSFSQLIIRNFDGYTPAGIAPDSAFIISSKSNPVILLIDFIKKMQEVVVIDSFSVEEVSVKNGVFQFADYTLLKPEHLTVEDITLTIDGINSLNCKAKGTFHTKVNST